One Deinococcus planocerae DNA window includes the following coding sequences:
- a CDS encoding ComF family protein — translation MTGLLRALVPRPCPGCDAQLGREAGLCAVCRARLVPRVEAYSPLWPRPEGHLVTLGPYRGVTRRAVRALKFGGARDLAGALGGALAGGVPAEWNVRAVVPVPLHPARERERGFNQAALLAAAVAAALKVPAAPALRRTRATGQQARLHAHERAGNLAGAFAAGARGVPPGPVLLVDDVMTTGSTLLACRDALHAAGVREVRFAVIAR, via the coding sequence CTGACGGGGCTCCTGCGCGCCCTCGTTCCCCGCCCCTGCCCCGGCTGCGACGCGCAACTCGGGCGGGAGGCGGGGTTGTGTGCCGTGTGCCGCGCCCGCCTCGTGCCCCGGGTGGAGGCGTACTCGCCGCTGTGGCCGCGGCCCGAGGGGCACCTCGTCACCCTGGGGCCCTACCGGGGGGTGACCCGGCGGGCCGTGCGCGCCCTGAAGTTCGGCGGCGCGCGGGACCTCGCGGGGGCCCTCGGCGGGGCGCTGGCGGGCGGGGTTCCGGCGGAGTGGAATGTCCGCGCGGTCGTTCCCGTGCCCCTGCACCCGGCCCGCGAGCGGGAGCGCGGCTTCAACCAGGCGGCCCTGCTCGCCGCCGCCGTCGCCGCCGCGCTGAAGGTGCCCGCCGCCCCGGCCCTGCGCCGCACCCGCGCGACCGGGCAGCAGGCCCGCCTCCACGCGCACGAGCGGGCGGGGAACCTCGCCGGGGCCTTCGCCGCGGGCGCGCGCGGGGTGCCCCCTGGCCCGGTCCTCCTCGTCGACGACGTGATGACGACCGGAAGCACCCTCCTCGCCTGCCGGGATGCCCTGCACGCGGCGGGGGTGCGGGAGGTGAGGTTCGCGGTGATCGCCCGCTGA
- a CDS encoding DUF2259 domain-containing protein: MRRLMLALLALVPVAEAGNRFDVRRVAFSPDGARALVVTGGVQDGSGFSTAGLTVVDTGTGRTLREVSATSQTGTVGEVVAALLRRERPLLARNGLTPGRTARPVYVRPFPVQAPVWTEGLRAGAGATVPVRLWTRPVPVRLSVWPLPSSCRYRDLLPQGEGPAGFTLEVGGQTVHLDRSLPSSRACAARYALERVDVQGNRAVFVLRAYTPGFEGPNAEPVVVAATLR, encoded by the coding sequence ATGCGCCGCCTGATGCTGGCCCTGCTCGCCCTCGTCCCGGTCGCCGAGGCGGGAAACCGCTTCGACGTGCGCAGGGTCGCCTTCTCCCCGGACGGCGCGCGGGCGCTGGTGGTCACGGGCGGCGTGCAGGACGGCAGCGGCTTCAGCACGGCGGGCCTGACGGTGGTGGACACCGGAACGGGCCGGACCCTGCGCGAGGTCTCGGCCACCTCCCAGACGGGGACGGTGGGGGAGGTCGTGGCGGCCCTCCTCCGCCGCGAACGCCCCCTCCTCGCCCGCAATGGGCTGACGCCGGGCCGGACCGCGCGGCCCGTGTACGTCCGCCCCTTCCCGGTCCAGGCGCCCGTGTGGACGGAAGGGCTGCGCGCCGGGGCGGGCGCCACCGTCCCCGTCCGGCTGTGGACGCGCCCGGTGCCGGTGCGGCTGAGCGTGTGGCCTCTGCCGTCCTCCTGCCGCTACCGGGACCTGCTGCCCCAGGGCGAGGGACCCGCCGGGTTCACGCTGGAGGTGGGGGGGCAGACCGTCCACCTCGACCGGAGCCTGCCCTCCAGCCGGGCGTGCGCCGCCCGCTACGCGCTGGAGCGGGTGGACGTGCAGGGCAACCGCGCCGTCTTCGTGCTGCGCGCCTACACGCCGGGCTTCGAGGGGCCGAACGCGGAGCCCGTGGTCGTGGCGGCGACCCTGCGGTGA
- the smpB gene encoding SsrA-binding protein SmpB: protein MPRVYTNRRAHHEYELLDRFEAGISLTGSEVKSVRAGGVDFRDAFARVVSGNVELEGLYIPPYTEATYNNHEPRRTRRLLLHREEIGKLRRSLDQKGLTLVPTRLYPKGRVFKVELALARGKQLHDKRRAEAEKTLRRELREL from the coding sequence ATGCCCCGCGTGTACACGAACCGCCGCGCGCACCACGAATATGAGCTGCTTGACCGCTTCGAGGCGGGCATCAGCCTGACGGGCAGCGAGGTCAAGAGCGTGCGCGCGGGCGGGGTGGACTTCCGCGACGCCTTTGCCCGGGTGGTCAGCGGCAACGTCGAGCTGGAGGGGCTTTACATTCCCCCCTACACCGAAGCCACCTACAACAACCACGAGCCCCGCCGCACCCGCCGCCTGCTGCTGCACCGTGAGGAGATCGGCAAGCTGCGCCGCTCTCTCGACCAGAAGGGCCTGACCCTGGTGCCCACCCGCCTGTATCCCAAGGGCCGGGTCTTCAAGGTGGAACTCGCCCTCGCCCGCGGCAAGCAGCTCCACGACAAGCGCCGGGCGGAGGCCGAAAAGACCCTGCGCCGGGAGCTGCGCGAGCTGTGA